From Deltaproteobacteria bacterium, one genomic window encodes:
- a CDS encoding tetratricopeptide repeat protein, with translation MNKEDLYNQGMEFFAQENLGEAIRCYRQALDEDPAYADALHALAMTYAHQEKFDDAIAVGKKLIEVAPDDELAYTSLSIFYQQKGMIVEAEQVAAQARTLGWKRQLAEQKKN, from the coding sequence GTGAATAAAGAAGACCTGTACAACCAGGGAATGGAGTTTTTCGCCCAGGAAAATCTTGGCGAAGCGATTCGCTGCTACCGGCAGGCGCTCGATGAAGACCCCGCCTACGCCGACGCGCTGCACGCGCTGGCGATGACCTACGCGCATCAAGAAAAGTTCGATGACGCCATCGCGGTCGGGAAAAAACTTATCGAAGTTGCGCCCGACGATGAGTTGGCCTACACCAGCCTGTCGATTTTCTACCAACAAAAAGGCATGATCGTCGAAGCCGAGCAGGTCGCCGCGCAAGCGCGCACCCTGGGTTGGAAACGGCAATTGGCCGAGCAAAAGAAAAACTGA
- a CDS encoding response regulator gives MALPVQYFQKLVESCPDIIISVDNQGTITFYNDGARQNLGFAYEEVLGKNVLEIYPSIDEARRVMSAMRADNEAGKGRLRNFETAFKTKKGEKIPVTISASIIYDDKGKEVGSIGFAKDIREIRRRDRLVTLGEIAIGLSHEINNSLEVLVNQTEMVKKYVERVATDEDYIVESDRVESIASQVKKIQDITTRIGSMAEEGEYGTKEYIGGKLMTDLHVDGDEKPCERPKPDARFPLGGLRILVVDDDAGICSSLRELLEAERCCIETAASGVYAMDWLGKQKFDLVLSDVVMPDMDGYQLYQTVKQTTPELPVVLMTAFNYDKDHIIKRSCLEGLQGVIFKKPVNPTMLKKVLLKQCRPEVAESLQSAKVPLAANKVA, from the coding sequence ATGGCCTTACCTGTACAATACTTTCAAAAGCTCGTCGAGAGTTGCCCAGACATAATCATCTCCGTCGATAATCAGGGCACGATCACGTTCTACAACGACGGCGCGCGGCAAAACCTCGGTTTTGCCTATGAAGAGGTGCTGGGTAAGAACGTTTTGGAAATCTACCCGAGCATCGATGAAGCGCGCCGGGTGATGTCGGCCATGCGCGCCGACAACGAAGCTGGCAAGGGGCGGCTGCGCAACTTCGAGACCGCGTTTAAAACCAAAAAGGGCGAGAAGATTCCGGTGACGATCTCGGCGTCGATCATCTATGACGATAAAGGCAAAGAGGTCGGCTCCATCGGTTTTGCCAAGGATATTCGCGAAATTCGCCGGCGCGATCGTTTAGTAACGCTCGGTGAGATCGCCATCGGTCTGTCGCATGAGATCAACAACTCGCTCGAGGTCTTGGTCAACCAGACCGAGATGGTCAAGAAATACGTCGAGCGGGTGGCGACCGATGAGGATTATATCGTCGAGTCGGATCGCGTCGAGTCGATCGCTTCGCAAGTGAAAAAAATTCAGGACATTACTACGCGCATCGGCAGCATGGCCGAAGAAGGGGAATACGGGACCAAAGAGTATATCGGCGGCAAGTTGATGACCGATCTGCATGTCGACGGTGACGAAAAGCCATGCGAGCGGCCAAAGCCGGACGCGCGCTTCCCGTTAGGCGGCTTGCGCATTCTGGTCGTCGACGACGACGCCGGCATTTGCAGCTCGTTGCGCGAGCTGCTCGAAGCCGAACGCTGCTGCATCGAGACCGCTGCCTCGGGCGTCTACGCCATGGATTGGCTCGGCAAACAAAAGTTCGATCTCGTGTTGAGCGACGTCGTCATGCCCGACATGGACGGCTATCAACTCTACCAGACCGTCAAACAAACCACGCCCGAATTACCGGTCGTGCTGATGACCGCTTTCAACTACGACAAAGATCACATCATCAAGCGCAGCTGCTTGGAGGGTCTGCAAGGCGTGATCTTTAAAAAGCCGGTCAATCCAACCATGCTGAAAAAGGTTTTGCTCAAGCAATGCCGCCCCGAAGTCGCCGAATCCTTGCAATCGGCCAAAGTGCCGCTCGCCGCTAACAAAGTCGCCTAA
- a CDS encoding APC family permease has protein sequence MAATSDTRQLSWTLAWAVVFCDIGTSVYYVPGILYGNVGDKTPFFILLTTLGFIPLALKYIEITWRNPEGGGVVTITTKAFGPMWGCLGGMLITTSYFLTAAISAVSGFHYIASVVHALDNYIVILACTGLVALAILNVIGIRESAMAALIMAVAAFGVDILVILFSVKDFSASQWTQMLQSLQPGREMPFHSLLVGFAAAWLAFSGLESISQLSPAMRLPLRKTTRWAMYGVMASMLITAPMLSLLSINLLAPEFKATQSERFISQIASVSGGFGLQLAVVVSASSLLLFAANTAIIGAYHVFLALANTDFLPRVIALRSIRFNSPHIAIIVATVVPIAVIVATSGELGILGEMYAFGLLGAFVFSSLSLDIIRWRLGRRDVGFWIGALTTVMLAVAWCVNLVEKELATLFGGALTILGMLIAVGVRRAWFVDLLSRVPAIQRLQARAYLASEALVDDELKGLVTLADAAELKALYPGSTLVALRGETPALLQQAIHIAKGKGETALYCIYVEEWPGLLNGNTPHRPNEEGIRTLRFAVQHLRGKNVEVIPIWMVSHNAADAIASAAKALDVESVLIGQSRRSAFYHMLRGHVVKGLTRKLPRDCHLMIFN, from the coding sequence ATGGCCGCAACCTCTGACACTCGACAGCTTAGCTGGACGCTCGCTTGGGCCGTGGTTTTCTGCGACATAGGCACTTCGGTCTACTACGTCCCGGGTATTTTGTACGGCAACGTCGGCGACAAGACTCCGTTTTTCATTCTTCTGACCACCCTCGGCTTCATTCCGCTAGCGCTCAAGTACATTGAGATTACCTGGCGCAACCCAGAGGGCGGCGGCGTCGTCACGATCACGACTAAGGCCTTTGGTCCCATGTGGGGTTGCCTGGGCGGCATGCTGATCACTACCAGTTACTTTCTCACGGCGGCGATCTCAGCGGTTTCCGGGTTCCACTATATCGCCTCGGTGGTGCATGCGCTCGATAACTATATCGTCATATTGGCTTGCACCGGCCTGGTCGCACTGGCGATCTTGAACGTCATCGGCATTCGCGAAAGCGCCATGGCCGCGCTGATCATGGCGGTGGCGGCGTTTGGCGTCGATATTCTGGTCATTTTGTTTTCGGTCAAAGATTTCTCCGCAAGCCAGTGGACCCAGATGCTGCAGAGCCTCCAGCCTGGTCGTGAAATGCCGTTCCATAGTTTGCTCGTCGGCTTCGCCGCAGCGTGGCTGGCTTTCTCCGGCCTGGAAAGCATCAGCCAGCTGAGCCCAGCCATGCGCCTGCCGCTGCGCAAAACAACCCGCTGGGCGATGTACGGCGTCATGGCGAGCATGCTGATCACGGCGCCCATGTTAAGCCTGCTATCGATCAATCTGCTCGCGCCGGAGTTCAAGGCAACCCAGAGCGAGCGATTCATTTCGCAAATCGCTTCGGTATCCGGCGGCTTTGGCTTGCAGCTGGCCGTGGTCGTCAGCGCTTCCAGCCTGCTGCTGTTTGCCGCCAACACCGCGATCATCGGCGCCTACCATGTCTTTCTCGCGCTCGCCAACACCGACTTTCTGCCGCGCGTCATCGCGCTGCGCAGCATTCGCTTTAACAGCCCGCACATCGCCATCATCGTCGCCACCGTGGTGCCGATCGCGGTCATCGTCGCCACCAGCGGCGAGCTCGGCATCTTGGGCGAGATGTACGCGTTTGGATTGCTCGGTGCGTTTGTTTTTTCCTCGCTCAGCCTGGACATCATCCGCTGGCGCCTCGGCCGCCGCGACGTCGGCTTTTGGATCGGCGCACTGACCACGGTCATGCTTGCGGTGGCGTGGTGCGTCAATTTGGTCGAGAAAGAGCTGGCCACCCTCTTCGGCGGCGCGCTCACAATCCTGGGCATGCTCATCGCGGTGGGTGTGCGGCGTGCCTGGTTTGTCGATTTGCTCTCGCGGGTTCCCGCCATCCAGCGGCTGCAGGCACGCGCCTATCTCGCTTCGGAAGCGTTGGTGGATGACGAGCTCAAGGGCTTGGTCACACTGGCCGATGCCGCCGAGCTGAAAGCGCTTTATCCCGGCTCCACGCTCGTGGCGCTGCGCGGCGAGACCCCGGCGCTGCTCCAACAGGCGATCCACATCGCCAAGGGCAAAGGCGAAACCGCGCTGTATTGCATCTACGTCGAGGAGTGGCCCGGTTTGCTTAACGGCAACACGCCGCACCGTCCCAATGAGGAAGGCATTCGCACGCTGCGTTTCGCAGTCCAGCATCTGCGCGGCAAGAACGTCGAAGTGATACCCATCTGGATGGTGTCGCACAACGCCGCCGACGCCATTGCTTCGGCCGCCAAAGCACTCGACGTCGAGAGTGTTTTGATCGGCCAGTCGCGCCGCTCGGCGTTTTATCACATGCTGCGCGGCCATGTCGTCAAAGGGCTCACCAGGAAACTGCCGCGCGATTGCCACCTGATGATCTTCAACTGA
- a CDS encoding amino acid permease — protein sequence MPAILYCQSTRAHVMQPTHDTRQLNWFLAWAVVFCDIGTSVYYVPGIMYGHVKDATPFFVLLTTAGFILLSFKYIEISWRNPEGGGVVTITSKAFGPMWGCLGGMLITVDYFLTTAISAVSGFQYLGSAFPALDSHIVLLSCAGVGVLAALNIVGIRESAAVSLVMACASFLVNLVVMGAAFAYMDGAQWQTGLSKLGTAKGISSYELLVGFASAWLAFSGLESISQLSPTMRLPLRKTTRWAMGAVMFTMVVTSPMLTALSIGLLPEHFKATESERFISELGSIVGGLGVKLAVVLTATSLLLFAANTAIIGAYHVFLALVKGDFMPRILAVRNTTFNSPHIAVGIATIVPVLIILMSGGQMKILGDMYAFGLLGAFVFSSLSLDKIRWNLGRRDIGFWLGFLTTVMVIVAWGVNLIEKQLATWFGGGVTLLGLLIAMGVRRAWFVDLLVQIPFIQKLQARAYRASEDLVEDELKGLMTLTEAVEVKPLYSSTTLLAVRDDSPSLVQEAVTRVKGKGEAALYCIYVEEWPGLFAGETPHVPNEQGVQTLKAVLQNARAKGVEIVPIWAVSHNAAEAIANAAKALDVDSVIIGQSRRSAFYHMLRGHVIKGLMKRLPRDVHLMICN from the coding sequence ATGCCGGCGATTCTATATTGCCAGTCCACGCGTGCACACGTCATGCAGCCGACTCACGACACTCGCCAGCTCAATTGGTTTTTGGCTTGGGCCGTTGTCTTTTGCGACATTGGCACTTCGGTCTACTACGTTCCCGGCATCATGTATGGCCATGTCAAAGATGCCACGCCGTTCTTTGTGCTGCTGACAACCGCCGGCTTCATTCTACTCTCGTTCAAATACATCGAAATCTCCTGGCGCAACCCCGAGGGCGGTGGCGTCGTGACGATCACCTCGAAAGCCTTCGGCCCCATGTGGGGTTGCCTGGGCGGCATGCTGATAACCGTCGATTATTTTCTTACGACCGCGATCTCGGCGGTCTCGGGCTTTCAATATCTCGGCAGCGCCTTCCCTGCCCTCGATTCACATATCGTCCTTTTGTCCTGCGCCGGCGTCGGCGTGCTCGCGGCATTGAATATCGTCGGCATCCGCGAGAGCGCCGCGGTCTCGCTGGTGATGGCCTGCGCGTCTTTTCTCGTTAATCTCGTCGTCATGGGCGCGGCGTTTGCCTATATGGATGGCGCCCAATGGCAGACAGGTCTCAGCAAGCTCGGCACCGCCAAGGGGATATCTTCCTACGAACTGCTGGTCGGCTTTGCATCGGCCTGGCTGGCGTTCTCAGGCCTCGAAAGCATCAGCCAGTTGAGCCCGACCATGCGCCTGCCGCTGCGCAAAACTACTCGTTGGGCGATGGGCGCCGTGATGTTTACCATGGTGGTCACTTCGCCGATGTTGACCGCGCTTTCGATCGGCCTTTTGCCGGAACATTTCAAAGCCACCGAAAGCGAGCGCTTCATCTCCGAACTCGGCTCCATCGTCGGCGGGTTGGGCGTGAAATTGGCGGTGGTGTTGACCGCTACTAGCTTGCTGCTGTTTGCCGCCAACACGGCGATCATCGGCGCCTATCACGTGTTTCTCGCCTTGGTCAAAGGCGACTTCATGCCGCGCATCTTGGCGGTGCGCAACACCACATTTAATTCTCCACACATCGCCGTGGGAATAGCTACGATTGTCCCGGTGCTGATCATCCTCATGAGCGGCGGCCAGATGAAAATTTTGGGCGACATGTACGCCTTCGGTTTGCTTGGCGCGTTTGTCTTTTCTTCGCTCAGCCTCGACAAGATTCGTTGGAACCTGGGCCGGCGCGATATCGGGTTTTGGCTGGGATTTTTAACCACAGTAATGGTGATCGTGGCATGGGGCGTAAACCTGATCGAAAAACAGCTCGCCACTTGGTTCGGCGGCGGCGTCACACTGCTCGGCCTATTGATCGCCATGGGCGTGCGGCGCGCCTGGTTCGTCGATCTACTCGTCCAGATTCCGTTTATTCAGAAGCTACAAGCGCGCGCCTATCGCGCCTCGGAAGACTTGGTCGAAGATGAGCTCAAAGGTCTGATGACGCTCACCGAAGCGGTGGAAGTAAAGCCGCTCTACTCGTCGACCACGTTGCTGGCGGTGCGCGACGATAGCCCGAGCCTGGTCCAAGAAGCGGTCACGCGCGTCAAGGGCAAAGGCGAAGCGGCGCTTTATTGCATTTACGTCGAGGAATGGCCGGGCTTGTTTGCCGGCGAGACGCCCCATGTCCCTAACGAGCAAGGCGTGCAGACGCTCAAGGCCGTGCTGCAAAACGCGCGCGCCAAGGGCGTCGAGATCGTGCCGATCTGGGCAGTGTCGCACAACGCCGCCGAAGCGATCGCCAACGCCGCCAAAGCGCTCGACGTCGACTCGGTGATCATCGGCCAGTCGCGCCGCTCGGCGTTTTATCACATGCTGCGCGGCCACGTGATCAAGGGATTGATGAAAAGACTGCCGCGGGATGTTCACTTGATGATCTGCAATTGA
- a CDS encoding acyl-CoA dehydrogenase, whose amino-acid sequence MDFSLSEEQQILSETIDRFAAKELNRDNLERDRDHVFARELWLKAGEMRLQGLPVPEEDGGSGLDPLTTAIALEALGHGCRDSGLVFSICAHLLSCVIPIWQFGNAEQKKRYLADLCNGKLIGVHAMTEAESGSDAFAMRTKAEPDGNGGYRIKGTKTFISNAPVADIVIVFAVTNPGKGYYGGISAFLVEKGAPGFQCTQTFEKMGLRTAPLGALVFDDVRVGPEAILGGLGAGTAIFTHAMDWERVCLFASHVGTTQRLMEQSISFAKSRKQFGQTIAKYQAISHRIADMKVQLEAARLLVYKAASLLDKTKTVSLDAAMAKLFVSESLVQTALGTVQIHGGNGYMVEYEMERALRDAIGSTLYSGTSEIQRNIIARWLGL is encoded by the coding sequence ATGGATTTCTCCCTTTCAGAAGAACAGCAAATCTTAAGCGAGACCATCGACAGGTTCGCTGCCAAAGAGCTTAACCGCGACAATCTCGAGCGCGATCGCGATCATGTGTTTGCGCGCGAGCTTTGGCTCAAAGCCGGAGAAATGCGCTTGCAAGGTTTGCCGGTGCCCGAGGAGGACGGCGGCAGCGGCTTGGATCCACTGACGACGGCGATCGCGCTCGAAGCGCTGGGCCATGGCTGCCGCGACAGCGGCCTGGTCTTTTCCATCTGCGCGCATCTGCTCTCCTGCGTTATTCCGATCTGGCAGTTCGGCAACGCCGAACAGAAAAAACGCTATCTCGCCGATCTTTGCAATGGCAAGTTGATTGGTGTCCACGCCATGACCGAAGCGGAGTCCGGCTCGGACGCATTTGCCATGCGAACCAAAGCCGAGCCCGACGGCAACGGCGGCTACCGCATCAAAGGCACCAAGACTTTTATCTCCAACGCGCCGGTCGCCGACATTGTCATCGTCTTTGCCGTCACCAATCCGGGAAAGGGCTACTACGGCGGCATCAGCGCTTTTCTGGTCGAAAAGGGCGCGCCCGGTTTCCAGTGCACCCAGACGTTCGAGAAAATGGGCCTGCGCACGGCGCCGCTGGGCGCGCTGGTGTTTGACGACGTCAGGGTCGGGCCGGAGGCGATCCTCGGCGGACTCGGCGCCGGCACGGCGATTTTTACCCACGCGATGGATTGGGAGAGGGTTTGTCTATTTGCCAGCCACGTCGGCACGACGCAGCGGCTGATGGAGCAGAGCATCTCCTTCGCGAAGTCACGCAAACAGTTCGGTCAGACCATCGCCAAGTATCAGGCGATTTCCCATCGCATCGCCGATATGAAAGTGCAGCTCGAAGCGGCGCGCCTGTTGGTCTACAAAGCCGCTTCGCTCTTGGATAAAACCAAAACGGTTTCCCTCGACGCGGCGATGGCCAAGCTGTTTGTCAGCGAATCCCTCGTGCAAACCGCTTTAGGCACCGTGCAGATTCACGGCGGCAATGGCTACATGGTGGAATACGAAATGGAACGGGCGCTGCGCGACGCCATCGGCAGCACGCTCTACTCGGGCACCTCGGAGATACAGCGCAATATTATTGCCCGATGGTTGGGGTTGTAG
- a CDS encoding amino acid adenylation domain-containing protein produces MGCLRRGPLQNQASSPRGRHRASRLDRTHRQTGGKQIGLRWSVVKRSLHEYFAESARAHPAALAVVAPGRGSMSYGALDRLSTALAARLLQLGVAPGDRVGFILHKSIDSLATLLAILKAGAAYVPVDLNAPLARGGYILNDCGVKVVVCERQLADGLAKEIAALGGQPEFIAVDDVGAGQGLNNVVAGIAAEALNKVRAVAVPQLDELAYILYTSGSTGKPKGVMISHRNAMSFVDWCADAFDPRAADRFSSHAPFHFDLSILDIFLSLSSGATLVLIPEDIGKEPEKLAPLIAAERISIWYSAPSILSFLVQYGRLENHDYSALRLVLFAGEVFPVKHLRALCERWPRPRYFNLYGPTETNVCTYYEVPSQIPPERTEPFPIGKTCEHLRAVAVDEVGAVVKAGERGELCIAGPAVTAGYWNLAENTARAFLDRADGPWYRTGDIVVEQPDGDYLFAGRRDRMVKRRGYRVELGEIEAGLYRHPMLKEVAVLALADQEAGVRIRAFLSCHDGKRPSIIQLKKFCVDVLPPYMAPDEFVFEAALPKTSTDKIDYQKLKERPGWISPFQKNSKS; encoded by the coding sequence ATTGGTTGCCTTCGTCGAGGACCGCTACAAAATCAAGCTTCAAGCCCACGAGGTCGACATCGAGCATCTCGACTCGATCGCACGCATCGGCAAACTGGTGGAAAGCAAATTGGGCTGAGGTGGAGCGTCGTGAAAAGGTCGTTGCACGAATATTTTGCCGAGAGTGCTCGGGCGCACCCGGCAGCGCTCGCGGTGGTCGCGCCGGGACGCGGCTCGATGAGCTATGGGGCGCTCGATCGACTGAGCACTGCGCTCGCCGCTCGCTTGTTGCAGTTGGGTGTCGCGCCCGGCGACCGTGTCGGCTTCATTCTGCATAAGTCCATCGACTCGCTGGCGACGCTTTTGGCCATTTTGAAAGCGGGCGCGGCTTACGTGCCCGTCGACCTCAACGCGCCGCTCGCGCGCGGCGGCTATATCCTCAACGATTGCGGCGTCAAAGTCGTGGTTTGCGAAAGGCAACTTGCCGACGGCCTGGCGAAGGAAATCGCGGCCCTGGGCGGCCAGCCGGAGTTTATCGCCGTCGATGACGTCGGCGCCGGGCAAGGGCTGAACAACGTTGTGGCAGGCATCGCGGCCGAAGCTCTGAACAAGGTGCGCGCTGTTGCTGTGCCGCAGCTAGACGAACTCGCCTATATCCTTTACACGTCGGGCTCCACCGGCAAACCCAAAGGGGTGATGATCTCGCACCGCAACGCCATGAGTTTCGTCGATTGGTGCGCCGATGCGTTTGATCCGAGGGCGGCGGATCGCTTTTCGTCCCACGCGCCGTTTCATTTCGACCTATCGATTCTTGATATCTTTCTCAGCTTGTCGAGCGGCGCCACGCTGGTGTTGATCCCTGAGGACATCGGCAAGGAGCCGGAAAAGCTTGCGCCGCTGATCGCCGCCGAACGCATTTCGATTTGGTACTCGGCACCGTCGATTTTGAGCTTTCTCGTGCAGTACGGCCGCCTGGAAAACCATGACTACAGCGCACTGCGCCTGGTGTTGTTTGCCGGCGAAGTGTTTCCGGTCAAGCACCTGCGCGCGTTGTGCGAGCGCTGGCCCAGGCCGCGCTATTTCAATCTTTACGGGCCGACGGAAACCAATGTTTGCACCTACTACGAAGTGCCGTCGCAAATACCGCCAGAGCGGACCGAGCCGTTTCCCATCGGCAAAACCTGCGAGCACTTGCGCGCCGTCGCGGTGGACGAAGTCGGTGCGGTCGTCAAAGCCGGTGAGCGCGGCGAGCTGTGCATCGCCGGGCCGGCGGTTACCGCAGGTTATTGGAATCTTGCCGAAAACACCGCGCGCGCTTTTCTCGATCGCGCCGATGGGCCGTGGTATCGCACCGGCGATATCGTCGTCGAGCAGCCCGACGGCGATTACCTTTTTGCCGGGCGGCGCGACCGCATGGTGAAACGGCGCGGCTACCGGGTCGAGCTGGGCGAGATCGAAGCGGGTCTTTATCGCCATCCGATGCTGAAGGAAGTGGCGGTGCTGGCGCTGGCCGATCAAGAGGCCGGCGTGCGCATCCGCGCGTTTCTGAGCTGCCACGACGGTAAACGGCCGTCGATCATTCAGCTAAAAAAATTCTGTGTCGACGTCTTGCCGCCCTACATGGCGCCGGACGAGTTCGTCTTTGAGGCCGCGCTGCCGAAGACTTCCACTGATAAAATCGATTACCAGAAGCTCAAGGAGCGCCCTGGATGGATTTCTCCCTTTCAGAAGAACAGCAAATCTTAA
- a CDS encoding acyl carrier protein: protein MVKGLKDYILKEFLPGEDPEELTEATPLISGGILDSLATLKLVAFVEDRYKIKLQAHEVDIEHLDSIARIGKLVESKLG from the coding sequence ATTGTCAAAGGACTAAAAGATTACATTCTTAAAGAATTTTTGCCCGGCGAAGATCCCGAAGAGTTGACCGAGGCGACGCCGCTGATCAGCGGCGGTATTTTGGACTCTCTGGCGACGTTGAAATTGGTTGCCTTCGTCGAGGACCGCTACAAAATCAAGCTTCAAGCCCACGAGGTCGACATCGAGCATCTCGACTCGATCGCACGCATCGGCAAACTGGTGGAAAGCAAATTGGGCTGA
- a CDS encoding queuosine precursor transporter — translation MGVQTRRDIVYLALAGFFVTNAILGELTGGKLFTLGPFTLSIGVIPWPVVFIATDLINEYFGREGVKRLTFMTIALIVYAFVVLFLAMQVPAASFSPVTDAQFTAVFGQSLWIIVGSVAAFAISQLVDVFIFWLVRNKTGGRYLWMRATGSTVVSQLIDSIVIIGIAFWLPGKVQTSEFLTVAASNYSFKLIVALSVTPLLYAGHAVIDRFLGAEEAHELIEQSAKASD, via the coding sequence ATGGGAGTGCAAACCCGCAGAGATATCGTTTACCTCGCGTTGGCCGGCTTCTTCGTCACCAACGCCATCCTCGGTGAGCTCACCGGCGGCAAGCTGTTTACCTTGGGTCCGTTTACGTTGAGCATCGGCGTGATCCCGTGGCCGGTGGTGTTCATCGCCACCGATTTGATCAACGAATACTTCGGCCGCGAAGGCGTCAAGCGCCTGACCTTCATGACCATTGCGCTGATCGTCTACGCTTTTGTCGTGCTGTTTCTCGCCATGCAGGTGCCGGCCGCTTCGTTTTCGCCGGTGACCGACGCGCAGTTTACCGCGGTATTCGGCCAATCTTTGTGGATCATCGTCGGCAGCGTCGCGGCGTTTGCCATAAGCCAATTGGTCGACGTGTTTATTTTTTGGCTGGTGCGCAATAAGACCGGTGGACGCTACCTTTGGATGCGCGCCACCGGCTCTACGGTAGTATCACAACTAATCGATAGTATCGTCATTATCGGTATTGCATTCTGGCTGCCGGGGAAAGTCCAGACCTCCGAGTTTCTTACCGTGGCGGCGTCGAACTATTCATTTAAATTGATAGTAGCTTTGTCGGTGACACCGCTCCTCTATGCCGGCCATGCTGTGATTGATCGCTTCCTGGGCGCTGAAGAGGCACACGAGCTGATCGAGCAATCGGCCAAGGCAAGTGATTAG
- a CDS encoding alpha/beta hydrolase translates to MPTVTVDGIETYYEVHGSGTPILMCAPGGFDATIDKWRVASAWTGIDAIAALAREHAVILYDRRECGQSGGRVERLSWASYTQHGKALLDHLKLGSAYVMGGCMGCSVALAVGVHYPEATRGLILHWPVGGYRWKVNSQARFMRHYEFAKQNGINGVIERARGGKSFWLDPEAGPWATSIARSKEFAESFAKQDLDRYLSLIVTSGRTLYDRDTATGAEPEEVLGVKAPALIIPGDDASHATSGAHYLRELLPKSDFRNVMPPEQTTRKICDWVLEFCRKNP, encoded by the coding sequence ATGCCGACAGTGACGGTCGATGGCATCGAAACTTACTATGAAGTTCACGGCTCGGGGACGCCGATCTTGATGTGCGCGCCAGGCGGCTTTGACGCGACCATCGATAAGTGGCGTGTTGCCAGCGCCTGGACCGGCATCGATGCCATCGCGGCGCTGGCGCGGGAGCATGCTGTCATTCTCTACGACCGGCGCGAGTGCGGCCAGTCGGGCGGTCGAGTCGAGCGGCTGAGCTGGGCGAGCTACACGCAGCACGGCAAAGCGCTGCTCGATCATTTGAAGCTGGGCTCCGCCTACGTCATGGGTGGCTGCATGGGCTGTTCGGTGGCGCTGGCCGTCGGTGTGCATTATCCCGAGGCGACGCGCGGTCTGATTTTACACTGGCCGGTGGGCGGTTATCGTTGGAAAGTGAACAGCCAGGCGCGCTTCATGCGCCATTACGAGTTCGCCAAGCAGAATGGCATCAATGGTGTCATCGAACGGGCGCGCGGCGGTAAATCGTTTTGGCTCGACCCGGAAGCTGGGCCGTGGGCGACCAGCATCGCGCGCAGTAAAGAGTTCGCCGAGAGTTTCGCCAAGCAAGATCTCGATCGCTATTTGAGCTTGATCGTCACCAGTGGCCGGACATTATATGACCGCGATACCGCCACCGGCGCCGAACCTGAAGAAGTGCTGGGCGTCAAAGCGCCGGCGCTGATTATTCCCGGCGACGATGCCTCGCACGCCACCTCCGGCGCGCACTATCTGCGCGAGCTGTTGCCGAAAAGTGATTTTCGCAACGTCATGCCGCCGGAGCAGACGACCCGGAAGATTTGCGATTGGGTGTTGGAGTTCTGCCGGAAGAATCCGTAG
- the mazG gene encoding nucleoside triphosphate pyrophosphohydrolase, producing MSDRDTEQKFTELLNVMARLRSETGCPWDKEQTHASLKPCLLEETYELLDAIDDGETKKLKEELGDVLLQVIFHAQIAREESRFTIKDVIEILTDKLVRRHPYVFAGEPLPEDPAAALKQRAQLKANEKKEGESKSALGNVPRAMPALARAQSISRRAAHLGFEWPNVDEVWGKFDEEVRELREAAQSGDQTRTGEELGDLLFTAVNLARFFDVEAEEVLAQTVDRFTKRFHHIEARLRAADKRIEDANLAEMDRYWDEAKQLEKQEKPGK from the coding sequence GTGAGCGATCGCGACACCGAACAGAAATTCACTGAACTACTGAACGTCATGGCGCGCTTGCGCAGTGAGACGGGCTGCCCGTGGGACAAAGAACAAACCCACGCTTCGCTCAAGCCCTGCCTGCTCGAAGAAACCTACGAATTGCTCGACGCCATCGACGATGGCGAGACCAAAAAACTCAAGGAAGAACTGGGCGATGTGCTGCTGCAGGTGATTTTTCACGCGCAGATCGCCCGCGAAGAGAGCCGTTTCACCATCAAAGATGTCATCGAAATCCTTACTGACAAACTGGTACGGCGCCATCCATACGTTTTCGCCGGCGAACCACTGCCCGAAGATCCGGCGGCGGCGCTCAAACAGCGCGCTCAACTCAAGGCAAACGAAAAAAAAGAGGGCGAAAGCAAATCGGCACTGGGCAATGTTCCCAGAGCGATGCCGGCACTGGCGCGGGCGCAGTCGATTTCGCGCCGCGCCGCCCATCTCGGCTTCGAGTGGCCCAACGTCGATGAGGTCTGGGGCAAGTTCGATGAGGAAGTGCGTGAATTACGAGAAGCCGCGCAGAGCGGCGACCAGACTCGCACTGGAGAGGAGCTCGGAGACTTGCTCTTCACCGCGGTGAATCTGGCGCGCTTCTTCGACGTGGAAGCAGAAGAGGTTCTAGCCCAGACCGTCGATCGCTTTACCAAACGCTTTCATCACATCGAAGCGCGGCTGCGTGCGGCCGACAAGCGCATCGAAGATGCCAATCTCGCCGAGATGGACCGCTACTGGGACGAAGCCAAGCAGCTCGAAAAACAGGAGAAGCCGGGGAAATGA